ATATCAGTGCCAACTATGTAAACCCTGCCGGGTTAGGCATGTACAGAACATCGGAATTGGTTTTTACTCCGGGGTATTTTTTAAACAACAATTCAATCGATTTCAGAGGAACAAGTACACAAAACAATAAGAACAGTCTGGGTTTAGGTCCAACCGGTTTTGTATTTGGGTTTGATGATCAGGGGAAACCAAATACTAGTCATGCTTTCAGCATCGCAATATCACAAACTGCTAATTTTAATAATACTTTGCGTTATTCAGGCTATAACAATTACAGTTCCTATGCGGAACAATGGGCTGAAGAATTTTCAAAAAGCAATCTTTCGATCAACGATGCGATAAACAATCCCGGTTTTGCATTTGGAACAGCGCCTGCTTTATATACTTACCTGGTAGATACGATCACCGTAAATGATACCGTGCGCATAAAAGCGTTGCCTGAATTTACGTTGGCGCAGGGCAATGCATTGTATCAACAAAACACAGTAGAAACAAAAGGCGGCATTTATGAGCTTGCCATCAGCTTTGCGACCAATAAGAATGATAAGTTTTTATTTGGGGGCAGCCTGGGAATACCGATACTGAATTACGACAACACCACTACTTTTTCAGAAACAGATACTTCCTCTAATCACAATAACTATTTTAATCATTTTACATATACAGATGCTTACAGTGTTTCAGGTGTAGGTTTTAATGTAAAGCTTGGCGCTATTTATAAGCCTAAAGAATATATTCGACTTGGATTAGCGTTACACACTCCAACTTATTTTACTTCCTTACAGGAATCGAGAAGAACTTCCCTGGCAACTTATAAAGAAGGATATGCCAACAATAATGATTCTGTAAGTTCTGATCTTTTTACATCTGGACAGCCCGGGTTGAATAAATACAACCTGCTAACGCCTTTCAAACTTATTGCAAGTGGAAGTTACGTATTCAGGGAAACGGCGGACATCACCAAACAAAAGGCATTTATTACTGCAGATATTGAATATGTGGATTATAACATCGCCTCTTTTTCTACAGATAATGAAGCCGCCTTACAGGATGAGCTGGATTATTTTCACCAGTTGAACAGCGTGATAAGAAACCAATATAAAGGCACTTTTAATTTCCGTGCAGGAGGTGAGTTAAAGTTTAATACGATCATGGGCAGATTGGGATTTGCTTATTATGGCAATCCTTATAAAGATGCTGCACTAAAAGCTACCAGAACGTTATTGAGTGGTGGAATTGGTTACAGGAATAATGGCTTTTTTATTGATCTTACATATGTTTATTCTATCAACAAGGATGTGAACTTTCCATACAGATTGGAAGATAAAGCCAATACATTTTCTACCGTTGATACGAAGAGAGGAAATATTGTAGCAACGTTAGGAATTAAGTTATAACTGCTTGCTGAATTGCGTTAAAATCAGGGGCATTCCATTTTACTTCTTCATCTTTTTTAAACCAGGTCATTTGCCGTTTGGCATAATGCCGGGTATTCAGCTTTATGTTGTCTATTGCTTTTTCTAATGAAAGCTTGTTATCAAAATATTCAAATAACTCTTTGTATCCTACCGTCTGCAATGCGTTGATGTGGCGATAAGGCAATAAAGCCTTCACCTCTTCCACCAATCCATCATTTATCATTATGTCTACACGCTGATTGATCCTTTCATACAATTCTTCTTTCTGTAATTGCAATCCTATCTTTATAATATTAAAATCTCTTTGTTTTTTATTTTTTGCTTGAAAGTCAAGTATGGATCTTCCTGTTGATAATTTAACTTCCAATGCACGCATTAATCGTTGAGGATTTTTTATTTCACCTTTTGAGTAATAATGCGGATCATTGTCTTCCGCCTGTTTTTGTAACCATGCTAAGCCTTTGGTTTCATAATCAGTTATGATCTTATTTCTTATTTCAGGATCAATAGAAGGCATTGCATCCATGCCTTCACAAAAAGCTTTTATATACAATCCGGTTCCCCCAACCATAACAGCATGATCATTATTTTCAAAGATCGTGCGCACTTCCTGTAAAGCGTATTTTTCAAATACAGCAGCGTTCATTTCATCGTTAATTGAATGAGAATTGATGAAATAATGTTTTACTGATTGAAGTTCTTCTGTTGAAGGTTTTGCCACACCAATATTCAATTCTTTGTAACATTGGCGACTATCGGCAGAAATGATTTGTGTGGAAAGGAACTGGGCCAGTTGTACAGCAATAGCCGTTTTGCCAACAGCCGTAGGACCAACTATTATAATGCAGGTTTTATTCTTCATCAATTTGTGTGCATGTGAAGTACACTTTCAAATTGTTATCAATAAAATTCAATTAAAATCCATCGTTGCTTTCATCTGCAGCAGATTCTTCTTCACCAAAGGCGGATTCATCTTCCTCTCCTTCTTCTCCAAAGCCATCTTTTAATGCATCCGGTTGCAGATCGTATTTTTCTTCTACTTCAGCCAGGCGACTATCCACCAAACCTTTGGTTCCGTATTGCGAAGGAGCAATACCTTCTGTACGAATACAGCTTGGATAGGTCAGCTTTTTATTCTCTTCTTTATCAACGTTAATTAATTCAACCAGGAATGTCCAGAGCTTATTAAAATCGTACACATAAATAAAGCGTTGATTAGGATCTTTAACTTCTGTACCGATCACTGTTTCGGACATAATTAAAGGCTCTACTTTATACACATGGTCATCGTATTTTTCTGCTGAAATCTCTCTGCCACGTTGCCAATTATCGTTACTGCGATAGAAAGTTGCCTTGTGTTTACTATCGAATTCATATGCTTTTAAAATAGCTGAATGCAGGTCTGCAAATGTTTGTGTATGACGAATAGCAATATCTCTGTAAATACTGTCATCATCTTCCCAATATGTTCTGAATCGTAAGATAGCCATGTAGTAAAATTACAAATATCAGATTATAAATAACAAAATTAAAATTTGAAATTATTCATTAACAACCACTCCTATTTCCTTTGCTTTTTTAAGCATAAATGCATACGCTGCATCATAATCATTGGGTATAATCCCATCCAAAATAGCTTCACGAATTGCATTTTTAATATCACCAACCTGTCGCCCCGGCGAAAGATCAAATCTTTGCATGATAAGCTCTCCTGTTATCGGTGGTTGCCAGTTGCGAATATTATCTTTTTCTTCTACCTCTTTGCAACGTTCCCGCACATGTTCAAAATTATCTAAGTAACGTTTTACTTTTTGTTTGTTTTTAGAAGTAATGTCCGCTTCACACAAGGTCATCAATGCCTCAAAGTCTTCCCCGGCATCAAACAATAATCTTCGAATAGCGGAATCCGTTATATTTTCTTTGGTTAAGCCGATAGGGCGCAAGTGCATTTCTACCATTTTACGAACGAACTTCATTTTTTCGTTTTGCGGCAGCTTCAATTTGGAAAATATTTTCGGCACCATTCGGCCACCCACTACTTCATGTCCATGGAATGTCCAGCCATGCCCTTCTTCAAATTTCTTGGTAGCAGGCTTTGCTATATCATGTAATACAGCTGCCCAGCGCAACCACAGATCATTCGTATTTTGAGAGATATTGTCTATTACCTGTAATGTGTGATAGAAATTATCTTTATGCCCCTTGCCATCAATATATTCTGCTCCCGCCAACTCCACCATTTGCGGAAAAATAATTTTCAATAAGCCGCTTTTATACAACAGATCAAAACCAACAGATGGCTTATTGCTTAATAATATCTTATTCAATTCATCAGCAATACGCTCTCCGCTTACAATTTTTATCCGTTCTGCATTTTGCTTGATTGCTTCAAACGTTTTTTCATTAATAGTAAAATGAAGTTGCGATGCAAATCGAATAGCCCGCATCATACGCAAAGGATCATCACTGAATGTTCGGGAAGGCTCCAGCGGTGTTTCTATATTTTTTAGTTCGATATCTTTTATACCATTGAAAGGGTCGAGCAGTTTTCCAAAATCATTTTTATTTAAGCTGATAGCAAGCGCATTGATCGTAAAATCGCGGCGATTTTGATCATCTTCTAATGTGCCGGTTTCAACTTGTGGTTTTCGGCTGTCATAATTATAACTTTCTTTGCGAGCTCCAA
The Ferruginibacter albus DNA segment above includes these coding regions:
- the miaA gene encoding tRNA (adenosine(37)-N6)-dimethylallyltransferase MiaA translates to MKNKTCIIIVGPTAVGKTAIAVQLAQFLSTQIISADSRQCYKELNIGVAKPSTEELQSVKHYFINSHSINDEMNAAVFEKYALQEVRTIFENNDHAVMVGGTGLYIKAFCEGMDAMPSIDPEIRNKIITDYETKGLAWLQKQAEDNDPHYYSKGEIKNPQRLMRALEVKLSTGRSILDFQAKNKKQRDFNIIKIGLQLQKEELYERINQRVDIMINDGLVEEVKALLPYRHINALQTVGYKELFEYFDNKLSLEKAIDNIKLNTRHYAKRQMTWFKKDEEVKWNAPDFNAIQQAVIT
- a CDS encoding OmpP1/FadL family transporter; its protein translation is MNHKKKYLLSALLFITIGAYSQIPEDALRYSFYPQNASARIMAVGGAMGSLGGDISANYVNPAGLGMYRTSELVFTPGYFLNNNSIDFRGTSTQNNKNSLGLGPTGFVFGFDDQGKPNTSHAFSIAISQTANFNNTLRYSGYNNYSSYAEQWAEEFSKSNLSINDAINNPGFAFGTAPALYTYLVDTITVNDTVRIKALPEFTLAQGNALYQQNTVETKGGIYELAISFATNKNDKFLFGGSLGIPILNYDNTTTFSETDTSSNHNNYFNHFTYTDAYSVSGVGFNVKLGAIYKPKEYIRLGLALHTPTYFTSLQESRRTSLATYKEGYANNNDSVSSDLFTSGQPGLNKYNLLTPFKLIASGSYVFRETADITKQKAFITADIEYVDYNIASFSTDNEAALQDELDYFHQLNSVIRNQYKGTFNFRAGGELKFNTIMGRLGFAYYGNPYKDAALKATRTLLSGGIGYRNNGFFIDLTYVYSINKDVNFPYRLEDKANTFSTVDTKRGNIVATLGIKL
- a CDS encoding CCA tRNA nucleotidyltransferase; this translates as MIYSDYPDIIKSAFYLLIFALMYIKCSDKEISILNKIASSAQKLELPCYLIGGFVRDKILGRQTKDMDVVCIGDAIALAHEVAKEFRPKPEVHYFKNFGTAQIKTDSIEIEFVGARKESYNYDSRKPQVETGTLEDDQNRRDFTINALAISLNKNDFGKLLDPFNGIKDIELKNIETPLEPSRTFSDDPLRMMRAIRFASQLHFTINEKTFEAIKQNAERIKIVSGERIADELNKILLSNKPSVGFDLLYKSGLLKIIFPQMVELAGAEYIDGKGHKDNFYHTLQVIDNISQNTNDLWLRWAAVLHDIAKPATKKFEEGHGWTFHGHEVVGGRMVPKIFSKLKLPQNEKMKFVRKMVEMHLRPIGLTKENITDSAIRRLLFDAGEDFEALMTLCEADITSKNKQKVKRYLDNFEHVRERCKEVEEKDNIRNWQPPITGELIMQRFDLSPGRQVGDIKNAIREAILDGIIPNDYDAAYAFMLKKAKEIGVVVNE
- a CDS encoding plasmid pRiA4b ORF-3 family protein, whose translation is MAILRFRTYWEDDDSIYRDIAIRHTQTFADLHSAILKAYEFDSKHKATFYRSNDNWQRGREISAEKYDDHVYKVEPLIMSETVIGTEVKDPNQRFIYVYDFNKLWTFLVELINVDKEENKKLTYPSCIRTEGIAPSQYGTKGLVDSRLAEVEEKYDLQPDALKDGFGEEGEEDESAFGEEESAADESNDGF